In one window of Tellurirhabdus rosea DNA:
- a CDS encoding 4Fe-4S binding protein — MTQYFKDIQEGIRTSVAGLRLTLRHLWQARQSRRPINVQDASYFDQDTGIVTLQYPFQTIPIPDNGRYRLHNEIDDCIVCDKCAKICPVDCISIEAIKATEEIGKASDGSPIRLYAGKFDIDMAKCCYCGLCTTVCPTECLTMTKTFDYSEFDIRNMTYHFTNLAPEQAEEKRELYEQFMREKEEFKAKQAAEKAAASAAAAKTVPAEEAPAAPKRPVFRPGMKPGAAPKPAEAETPTAPEPPQAPEEAPKPAARPAFRPSMKPGAAPKTDEPTTVPNEAGVVIPVDDPKPIEGHRSPSSTPEDPRPSQATPDEAEKIATEAARPAARPAFRPSMKPAIPQPAAADEPKAEAAPPSEAPPAPAPRPAFRPTMKPKAGTPEPTAPESVPAEPTPLEEPKAETGPTTQPEEPKAAAPKPAFRPTMKPKPAAPDPAPPTETPKTEPEAASPAEELKAAAPKPAFQPTMKPKPAAESPAAASVPEPEQPAEPEPPKAASPRPAFRPTMKPKPATPDQPEQPSDES, encoded by the coding sequence ATGACTCAATATTTCAAAGATATACAGGAAGGAATCCGCACCTCGGTGGCCGGACTCAGGCTTACCCTCCGCCATTTGTGGCAGGCGCGGCAGAGCCGCAGGCCGATCAATGTGCAGGATGCGTCCTATTTTGATCAGGATACCGGCATCGTCACGCTCCAGTATCCGTTCCAGACGATTCCCATTCCCGACAACGGCCGCTACCGGCTGCACAACGAAATCGACGACTGCATTGTCTGCGACAAGTGCGCCAAAATCTGCCCGGTAGACTGCATCAGCATCGAAGCCATCAAGGCCACCGAAGAAATCGGCAAAGCCTCCGACGGCTCGCCCATCCGGCTGTATGCGGGTAAGTTCGACATCGACATGGCCAAATGCTGCTACTGCGGCCTTTGCACGACCGTCTGCCCGACCGAATGCCTGACGATGACGAAGACGTTCGATTACAGCGAATTCGACATCCGGAACATGACGTACCACTTCACCAACCTCGCCCCCGAGCAGGCCGAGGAGAAGCGGGAGTTGTACGAGCAGTTTATGCGGGAAAAAGAAGAATTCAAGGCGAAACAGGCCGCCGAGAAAGCCGCCGCATCGGCCGCCGCCGCGAAAACAGTACCGGCCGAAGAAGCGCCCGCCGCCCCGAAGCGTCCGGTTTTCCGCCCCGGCATGAAACCCGGCGCGGCTCCCAAACCCGCCGAAGCCGAAACGCCCACCGCTCCGGAACCGCCCCAGGCTCCCGAAGAGGCACCCAAACCGGCGGCCCGGCCCGCTTTCCGGCCGTCGATGAAGCCCGGGGCGGCCCCGAAAACGGACGAGCCGACCACCGTGCCGAATGAAGCCGGGGTGGTCATTCCGGTCGATGACCCGAAGCCGATCGAAGGCCACCGTTCGCCCAGTTCGACGCCCGAGGACCCGCGTCCTTCCCAGGCGACTCCGGATGAGGCCGAAAAGATTGCGACCGAAGCGGCCCGGCCCGCCGCCCGACCGGCTTTCCGCCCGTCGATGAAACCGGCGATCCCCCAACCCGCCGCCGCGGACGAACCCAAAGCGGAAGCCGCACCGCCGTCCGAAGCCCCCCCGGCACCGGCACCCCGACCGGCTTTCCGCCCGACGATGAAGCCGAAAGCCGGTACGCCGGAACCGACGGCCCCGGAGTCCGTTCCGGCCGAACCGACACCCTTGGAAGAACCCAAGGCAGAAACCGGGCCGACGACCCAGCCGGAAGAACCCAAAGCCGCCGCTCCGAAGCCAGCTTTCCGGCCGACGATGAAGCCCAAACCGGCGGCACCCGACCCGGCCCCTCCGACCGAAACGCCGAAGACGGAACCCGAAGCGGCTTCTCCCGCCGAAGAGCTGAAAGCGGCCGCGCCCAAACCGGCGTTCCAGCCGACGATGAAGCCCAAACCGGCGGCAGAGAGCCCGGCGGCGGCTTCTGTGCCCGAACCGGAGCAACCCGCAGAACCGGAGCCACCCAAAGCGGCTTCACCGCGTCCGGCGTTCCGGCCGACGATGAAGCCGAAGCCCGCCACGCCCGACCAACCGGAGCAGCCCTCCGACGAATCCTAG
- a CDS encoding 2OG-Fe(II) oxygenase codes for MLTLEDKFERLIDGILEQGYGVLDGFLSPDEVAALTRTLRQRHQDGAFRPAGIGNQQVTVETAIRGDEICWLDAENALPEEQQYLDRLQSLVDYLNRTCYLGLQDGEIHYALYPAGTFYKRHLDRFRTDSRRRMSVICYLNTDWQEADGGQLVVYKAGPDGAEEAISLLPLGGRLVCFESDKLEHEVKPATRERISLTGWLRTR; via the coding sequence ATGCTCACTTTGGAAGATAAATTCGAACGCCTCATCGACGGTATTCTGGAACAGGGCTACGGCGTGCTCGACGGTTTTTTATCGCCGGACGAAGTAGCCGCCCTGACCCGAACGCTGCGCCAGCGCCACCAGGACGGCGCGTTCAGGCCCGCCGGTATCGGCAATCAGCAGGTGACGGTCGAAACGGCCATCCGCGGCGACGAAATCTGCTGGCTCGACGCCGAAAACGCCCTGCCGGAAGAACAGCAGTACCTCGACCGCCTCCAGAGTCTGGTCGATTACCTCAACCGGACGTGTTACCTCGGCCTGCAGGACGGAGAAATTCATTACGCCCTCTACCCCGCCGGTACGTTTTACAAACGCCACCTCGACCGCTTCCGGACGGATTCGCGGCGACGTATGTCCGTTATCTGTTACCTCAATACGGACTGGCAGGAAGCCGACGGCGGGCAACTGGTAGTTTACAAAGCCGGTCCGGACGGAGCCGAAGAGGCCATCAGCCTGCTGCCGCTCGGCGGGCGGCTGGTCTGCTTCGAGAGCGATAAGCTGGAGCACGAAGTCAAACCGGCTACCCGCGAGCGCATCAGCCTGACAGGCTGGCTCAGAACCCGTTAG
- a CDS encoding NADH-quinone oxidoreductase subunit J family protein gives MVQIIFLLFALLTLGSALAVLLTRNVLYAAFFLLLTLLGVAGLFVLAGADFLAVAQVMIYVGGVLVLIIFGVMLTHKRPSANDSASKPNYILTRHRGWFWPLLTALGLFWALYSLLVRANFVLFNREAVWQQTPELIGRQLMTEFSLPFELAGLLLLVALIGAATLAAGARVNPTNDGSH, from the coding sequence GTGGTTCAGATTATTTTTCTGCTTTTTGCCCTTCTTACCCTCGGCTCGGCGCTGGCGGTGCTGCTCACGCGGAATGTGCTGTATGCGGCGTTTTTCCTGCTGCTAACCCTGCTGGGCGTGGCGGGCCTGTTTGTGCTCGCCGGAGCGGATTTTCTGGCCGTGGCGCAGGTGATGATCTACGTCGGCGGTGTTCTGGTCCTGATCATTTTCGGGGTGATGCTGACCCACAAGCGGCCATCGGCGAACGATTCGGCGTCCAAACCAAACTACATTCTGACCCGGCACCGGGGCTGGTTCTGGCCGCTGCTGACGGCGCTGGGCCTTTTCTGGGCGCTGTACAGCCTGCTTGTCCGGGCCAACTTCGTGCTGTTCAACCGGGAGGCCGTCTGGCAGCAGACCCCGGAACTGATCGGCCGCCAGTTGATGACCGAGTTCAGTCTGCCCTTCGAACTGGCGGGTCTGCTGCTGCTGGTAGCGCTCATCGGAGCGGCCACGCTGGCGGCGGGTGCCCGCGTTAACCCCACCAACGATGGAAGTCATTAA
- a CDS encoding complex I subunit 4 family protein, with product MSEHILSLLIFWPLAGAVLVALLPDTQKDHYRWITLLFCLGELLLCGAAYLAFDPAQAGYQLLERLDWITLPLGSLGVVSIDYVVGVDGISLPLVVLTGVVMLIGAISSWTIDKRERAYHSLYLLLTGTIMGCFVGLDFFLFFLFFEFMLLPMYFLIGLWGGPRREYASIKFFLYTLAGSVLILLVMIALYLAVMDPVETALNLGLIDDRANITEDIIRQMQTWLADNRIEPRQLTHTFDFRYMSDGRNYLPDSFLSIYGEVQLFGIPSRLVAFLCVFLGFAVKLPVVPFHTWLPDAHVEAPTPVSVVLAGILLKIGGYGFLRIGWGFFPDGAAEYALWLAGLGVLSIVYGGFNALAQTDLKKMIAYSSVSHMGFVLLGVASLTAEGINGAVYQMVSHGVLSAMLFLLTGVLYDRTHDRRIDHYRGLAASMPGYTALTAVAFFASLGLPGFSGFIGELFTLMGSFQSLWLPGWMTAVATLGIILAAGYFLWTLQRMFFGPLWVKEETVGPLPDLDRRERLMLIPLAALALALGVFPHLIFDLTNATVAEWLQKFTVE from the coding sequence ATGAGCGAACACATTCTCTCGTTGCTGATTTTCTGGCCGCTGGCCGGAGCGGTGCTGGTGGCCCTGCTGCCCGATACCCAAAAAGACCATTACCGCTGGATTACGCTGCTGTTCTGTCTGGGCGAACTGCTGCTCTGCGGCGCGGCTTACCTGGCCTTCGACCCGGCGCAGGCCGGTTACCAGCTTCTCGAACGCCTCGACTGGATTACGCTGCCGCTGGGCAGTCTGGGCGTGGTTTCGATTGACTACGTGGTCGGGGTGGACGGCATCAGTCTGCCGCTGGTGGTGCTGACGGGCGTGGTGATGCTCATCGGGGCCATTTCCTCCTGGACCATCGACAAGCGCGAACGGGCCTACCACTCGCTGTATCTGCTGCTGACGGGCACCATCATGGGCTGCTTTGTCGGGCTGGACTTCTTCCTGTTTTTCCTCTTTTTCGAATTTATGCTCCTGCCGATGTATTTTCTCATCGGCCTCTGGGGCGGCCCGCGCCGGGAATACGCTTCCATCAAGTTCTTTCTGTATACGCTGGCGGGCTCCGTGTTGATTCTGCTGGTGATGATTGCGCTGTATCTGGCCGTGATGGACCCGGTCGAAACGGCGCTGAACCTGGGCCTGATCGACGACCGGGCCAATATCACGGAAGACATCATCCGCCAGATGCAGACCTGGCTGGCCGACAACCGCATCGAACCGCGGCAACTGACGCACACCTTCGATTTCCGCTATATGTCCGACGGCCGGAACTACCTGCCCGACTCGTTCCTGAGCATTTACGGCGAAGTGCAGTTGTTTGGTATTCCTTCGCGGCTGGTGGCGTTTCTGTGCGTTTTTCTGGGCTTTGCGGTCAAACTGCCGGTCGTTCCCTTCCATACCTGGCTGCCCGACGCCCACGTCGAGGCGCCGACGCCGGTATCGGTGGTGCTAGCCGGAATTCTGCTGAAAATCGGCGGTTACGGCTTTCTCCGGATTGGCTGGGGCTTCTTCCCCGACGGGGCCGCCGAATATGCGCTCTGGCTGGCAGGGCTGGGTGTCCTTTCCATCGTATACGGCGGCTTCAACGCTCTGGCGCAGACCGATTTGAAGAAAATGATTGCCTACTCCTCGGTGTCGCACATGGGTTTTGTCCTGCTGGGTGTCGCTTCGCTGACGGCCGAAGGCATCAACGGGGCCGTCTACCAGATGGTCAGCCACGGCGTGCTGTCGGCCATGCTGTTTCTGTTGACGGGCGTGCTCTACGACCGGACGCACGACCGCCGCATCGACCACTACCGGGGACTGGCCGCGTCCATGCCGGGCTATACGGCCCTGACCGCCGTCGCTTTCTTTGCCTCGCTGGGTCTGCCGGGCTTCTCGGGTTTCATCGGCGAACTGTTCACGCTGATGGGCAGCTTCCAGTCGCTCTGGCTGCCGGGCTGGATGACGGCCGTAGCCACGCTGGGCATCATTCTGGCGGCGGGGTATTTTCTCTGGACGCTGCAGCGGATGTTTTTCGGACCGCTCTGGGTGAAGGAAGAAACCGTCGGGCCGCTCCCCGACCTCGACCGCCGTGAACGCCTCATGCTGATTCCGCTGGCGGCGCTGGCGCTGGCTTTAGGCGTTTTCCCCCACCTTATTTTCGACCTCACCAACGCCACCGTGGCCGAATGGCTGCAGAAGTTTACGGTGGAATAA
- a CDS encoding phytanoyl-CoA dioxygenase family protein, whose translation MPTAVFPQNYTVNLPWVESPFFKKELKSANLDPETEKMVTQFAEEGYVVFDPEIDFSVLDEVIASLEEKHLATSNLRIQDAWAYAEAVRQIAIAPKVMDLLRVLYRREPIPFQTLNFKLGTQQRTHSDSIHFHSIPQRFMCGVWVALEDVRDDNGPLHYYPGSQKLPFYDLVDMGLKGTTAQTIEEVYGKTYIKYEDFLEDMIQAQGLKKSILNMKKGQAIIWSANLLHGGEKIKTPGATRYSQVTHYFFEDCVYYTPLRSDATLDKLFIRQIMNIATRKVVENKYMDQTLNQAHEGYPLRFTVPKTLLSLSRLIPAPVKKILKR comes from the coding sequence ATGCCTACTGCTGTCTTTCCCCAAAACTACACGGTAAATTTGCCCTGGGTCGAATCGCCGTTCTTCAAGAAAGAACTGAAAAGTGCGAATCTTGACCCGGAAACGGAGAAAATGGTCACCCAATTTGCGGAAGAAGGGTATGTCGTTTTTGACCCCGAAATCGATTTTTCGGTGCTCGACGAAGTGATTGCCTCTCTGGAAGAAAAACATCTGGCCACCAGCAACCTGCGGATTCAGGACGCGTGGGCGTACGCGGAAGCCGTGCGGCAGATCGCCATTGCGCCCAAGGTGATGGATCTGCTCCGGGTGCTGTACCGCCGCGAACCGATCCCGTTCCAGACCCTGAACTTCAAACTCGGCACGCAGCAGCGGACACACAGCGATTCGATTCACTTTCACTCGATTCCTCAGCGGTTCATGTGCGGTGTCTGGGTGGCGCTCGAAGACGTCCGGGACGACAACGGGCCGCTGCACTACTATCCCGGCAGCCAAAAACTGCCCTTCTACGACCTCGTGGACATGGGCCTGAAAGGCACTACGGCCCAGACCATTGAGGAAGTTTACGGTAAGACGTACATTAAATACGAAGATTTTCTGGAGGACATGATTCAGGCGCAAGGGTTGAAAAAATCCATCCTGAACATGAAAAAAGGGCAGGCCATCATCTGGTCGGCCAACCTGCTGCACGGCGGCGAGAAGATCAAAACCCCCGGCGCGACCCGCTACAGCCAGGTAACGCATTATTTTTTCGAAGACTGCGTATACTATACGCCGCTCCGTTCCGACGCCACGCTCGACAAACTGTTCATTCGCCAGATCATGAACATCGCCACGCGGAAAGTGGTCGAAAACAAGTACATGGACCAGACCCTGAACCAGGCGCACGAAGGCTATCCGCTGCGTTTTACGGTGCCGAAGACGCTGCTGTCACTGTCCCGGCTAATTCCGGCGCCGGTCAAGAAAATCCTGAAGCGCTAA
- a CDS encoding carboxypeptidase-like regulatory domain-containing protein — translation MKTILTSLAAGALLLLSACEVTEPGPGTDSGNPQSGYVTGKVTGAGGKALSGINVFFDNTLYYNSGFSATTDAAGNYKVKAQPGAFRGYARMSHRYNGQTYRIDLHPDKYDSFGEEGAVRNFSWRLTGERPSNPDTFYGGTAYLYANADSEVYDVENIEFTFTPVGPLIDGSTGKTLVRKSGAPRTKLYAKIVDIPIGRYKITAVHKPTGRRLRLQASYDQPLAESLTQDFYGDDSPTFCNDCMRIEYAH, via the coding sequence ATGAAAACGATACTCACCTCCCTGGCGGCAGGGGCGCTGCTTCTGCTTTCCGCCTGCGAAGTGACCGAACCCGGTCCCGGCACCGATTCCGGGAACCCCCAATCGGGTTACGTAACCGGCAAGGTGACCGGTGCCGGCGGCAAGGCCCTTTCGGGCATAAACGTCTTTTTTGACAACACGCTCTACTACAACTCCGGCTTCTCGGCCACGACGGATGCCGCCGGAAACTACAAAGTCAAAGCGCAGCCGGGGGCCTTCCGGGGCTATGCCCGCATGAGCCACCGGTACAACGGCCAAACCTACAGGATTGACCTCCACCCAGACAAGTACGACTCCTTCGGGGAAGAAGGGGCCGTCCGGAACTTCTCCTGGCGACTTACCGGCGAACGGCCGTCCAATCCGGACACTTTCTACGGCGGCACGGCCTATCTCTACGCCAACGCGGACAGCGAGGTGTACGACGTAGAAAACATTGAGTTCACCTTCACGCCGGTAGGGCCGCTGATCGACGGCTCAACGGGCAAGACCCTGGTGCGCAAATCAGGAGCGCCACGGACGAAGCTTTACGCCAAAATCGTGGACATTCCTATCGGCCGGTACAAAATCACCGCGGTCCACAAGCCAACCGGCCGGCGGCTGCGGCTTCAGGCCAGCTACGACCAGCCGCTGGCCGAAAGTCTGACCCAGGACTTCTACGGCGATGACTCGCCCACCTTCTGCAACGATTGCATGCGGATTGAATATGCTCACTAA
- a CDS encoding cupin domain-containing protein gives MAYANKVIRNPQTGQQIRFLQTNADTGGELLEMESTFQPHSTEPVPHYHPRQSEDFRVLSGELTVRLGDRTTVLKAGETLHLPARAVHSMWNDSGQPAVVNWRVQPAGATEHFLETAMGLAADGKVSAGGMPPLLQTALLVTHFSGVFRLVRPPFWVQQVVFTVLSPVARLAGYRPFYRQYFE, from the coding sequence ATGGCTTACGCAAACAAAGTTATCCGCAATCCGCAGACCGGGCAGCAGATCCGGTTCCTTCAGACCAATGCCGATACCGGCGGAGAGCTGCTGGAGATGGAATCGACGTTTCAGCCGCATTCGACCGAACCGGTTCCCCATTACCACCCGCGCCAGTCCGAAGATTTCCGGGTTCTTTCGGGCGAACTTACCGTCCGCCTCGGCGACCGGACAACCGTGCTGAAAGCCGGGGAGACGCTGCACCTTCCCGCCCGGGCCGTTCATTCGATGTGGAACGACTCCGGACAGCCCGCCGTGGTAAACTGGCGTGTGCAGCCGGCCGGGGCGACGGAGCACTTTCTGGAAACCGCAATGGGACTGGCCGCGGACGGGAAGGTCAGCGCCGGCGGCATGCCTCCCCTTCTGCAGACCGCCCTGCTGGTTACCCATTTTTCGGGTGTTTTCCGGCTGGTCAGGCCGCCGTTCTGGGTGCAGCAGGTCGTCTTTACGGTCCTGAGTCCGGTGGCGCGCCTGGCGGGATACCGCCCGTTTTACAGACAGTATTTCGAATAA
- the nuoK gene encoding NADH-quinone oxidoreductase subunit NuoK — translation MEVINPGYYLLISAALFSIGLAIVVIKRHAIMVLMGIELMLNAVNLNLIAFSQYDPDRLQGQMLALFVMIVAAAEAAVALAIILQVHKHFRTVQLDEISEMKK, via the coding sequence ATGGAAGTCATTAATCCCGGATATTACCTGCTCATCAGCGCGGCCCTGTTCAGCATCGGACTGGCCATTGTGGTCATCAAACGCCACGCGATCATGGTCCTGATGGGCATCGAGCTCATGCTGAACGCCGTGAACCTCAACCTGATCGCCTTCAGCCAGTACGATCCCGACCGGCTGCAGGGGCAGATGCTGGCGCTGTTTGTCATGATTGTAGCCGCCGCCGAAGCCGCCGTGGCCCTGGCCATCATCCTGCAGGTCCACAAGCACTTTCGGACGGTACAGCTGGATGAAATCAGCGAAATGAAGAAATAA
- the nuoL gene encoding NADH-quinone oxidoreductase subunit L, with translation MPDENLLRTLLWTILLLPFVHGIGWLLAGRRFNAVAGLASAVLTLAGLALSVWVMIQTGRQPVTLRTDWIALQDFSLPIAFRLDSLTLLMLGVVHFIALLVQLYSTSYLHDEPDKNRYFGFLGVFVGSMLGIVLAGNLIGLYIFWELVGLSSYLLIGFWFRKPEAAAAAKKAFVMNRIGDAGFLIGIFLVYYTYGSTEFSEVLDQPNLATPFATLTGLCLFCGCVGKSAQFPLSTWLPDAMEGPTPVSALIHAATMVAAGIFLLARIHPLLTPDALTVIIVIGLITMLVSAYSAVFQTDIKKVLAYSTVSQLGLMVVGMGTGNVSGALFHLTTHAFFKAGLFLAAGSVIHGVHTQDMRRMGGLRKAMPVTFIGYLVCAAALAGVPLFSGFLSKEALLTGSFDWAQNRSGGAILVPALALISSGLTAVYMARQAHLIFFGKYRNVDLPFSRVHESDWRMTGPVVLLAALSLGLTFSRNPFSATESWFFRLFAESNAFSAGDETLGLAYEHLLIALVSVGVVTVGLLTGYFLPATDPKLPEVRLLTPDLAPAELADRWVFRPFHTFARRLHRFERRFIFWFRNRELHLDTLHWKGVIQPVLTFSDALSRFDAKVVDGLVHLVAMGNVVAAHVVGWLDRNLVDGLVNGAAWLAGRFGTAARQVQSGRAQSYIVAAVMGLLLIIWLIL, from the coding sequence ATGCCTGACGAAAACCTGCTCCGTACGCTGCTTTGGACTATTCTGCTGCTTCCGTTTGTCCACGGAATCGGCTGGCTGCTGGCGGGTCGGCGCTTTAATGCGGTGGCGGGCCTGGCCTCGGCGGTTCTGACGCTGGCGGGCCTCGCCCTGTCGGTGTGGGTGATGATACAGACGGGCCGTCAGCCGGTTACGCTGCGTACCGACTGGATTGCGCTCCAGGATTTTTCCCTGCCCATTGCCTTTCGCCTCGATTCGCTAACGTTGCTGATGCTGGGGGTTGTGCATTTTATCGCCCTGCTCGTCCAGCTGTATTCCACCTCGTATCTGCACGACGAGCCGGACAAAAACCGTTATTTCGGCTTTCTGGGCGTTTTTGTCGGGTCCATGCTCGGAATTGTGCTGGCCGGAAACCTGATTGGCCTGTATATTTTCTGGGAACTGGTGGGCCTTTCGTCCTACCTGCTGATCGGTTTCTGGTTCCGGAAACCCGAAGCCGCCGCCGCCGCCAAGAAAGCCTTCGTCATGAACCGGATTGGCGACGCCGGGTTTCTGATCGGTATTTTTCTGGTCTACTACACCTACGGCAGCACCGAATTTTCGGAAGTCCTCGACCAGCCGAACCTCGCCACGCCCTTCGCTACGCTGACGGGCCTTTGCCTCTTCTGCGGCTGCGTGGGCAAGTCCGCGCAGTTCCCGCTATCGACCTGGCTGCCCGACGCCATGGAAGGCCCCACGCCCGTTTCGGCCCTGATTCACGCCGCGACGATGGTAGCGGCGGGGATTTTTCTGCTCGCCCGCATTCACCCGCTGCTGACGCCCGACGCCCTGACGGTCATCATCGTCATCGGCCTGATTACCATGCTGGTTTCGGCCTACAGCGCCGTTTTTCAGACCGACATCAAAAAAGTACTGGCGTATTCCACCGTCTCGCAGCTCGGCCTGATGGTGGTGGGCATGGGAACGGGCAATGTTTCCGGCGCCCTTTTCCACCTGACGACCCACGCGTTTTTCAAGGCGGGGTTGTTTCTGGCGGCGGGTTCGGTCATCCACGGCGTCCATACGCAGGATATGCGGCGGATGGGCGGGCTGCGCAAAGCCATGCCCGTGACCTTCATCGGCTACCTTGTCTGCGCGGCGGCCCTCGCCGGTGTCCCGCTGTTTTCGGGCTTTCTGTCCAAAGAAGCGCTGCTGACCGGCTCGTTCGACTGGGCGCAGAACCGCTCGGGCGGGGCCATACTGGTTCCCGCGCTGGCGCTGATTTCGTCGGGGCTGACGGCCGTTTACATGGCCCGGCAGGCGCATCTGATCTTTTTTGGCAAATACCGGAACGTCGATCTGCCCTTTTCGCGGGTTCACGAATCGGACTGGCGCATGACCGGCCCGGTGGTGCTGCTGGCCGCCCTTTCCCTCGGACTGACTTTTTCCCGGAACCCGTTCTCGGCCACGGAAAGCTGGTTTTTCCGGCTTTTTGCGGAAAGCAACGCCTTCTCGGCGGGCGACGAGACGCTGGGGCTGGCCTATGAGCATCTCCTGATTGCGCTGGTTTCGGTCGGGGTGGTGACGGTCGGGCTGTTGACGGGCTATTTCCTGCCCGCGACCGACCCCAAATTGCCCGAAGTGCGGTTGCTGACGCCGGACCTGGCCCCCGCCGAACTGGCCGACCGCTGGGTGTTCCGGCCGTTCCATACGTTTGCGCGGCGGCTGCACCGCTTCGAGCGGCGGTTTATCTTCTGGTTCCGGAACCGGGAACTGCACCTGGATACGCTGCACTGGAAGGGCGTTATCCAGCCGGTGCTGACGTTTTCGGACGCTTTGTCGCGCTTCGACGCGAAGGTTGTCGATGGCCTGGTGCATCTGGTGGCGATGGGCAATGTGGTGGCGGCGCACGTCGTCGGCTGGCTCGACCGCAATCTGGTGGACGGGCTGGTCAACGGAGCGGCCTGGCTGGCGGGCCGTTTCGGGACGGCGGCGAGGCAGGTGCAAAGCGGGCGGGCGCAGTCGTACATCGTGGCGGCCGTTATGGGCCTGCTGCTGATCATCTGGTTGATACTGTAA